One stretch of Schistocerca nitens isolate TAMUIC-IGC-003100 chromosome 11, iqSchNite1.1, whole genome shotgun sequence DNA includes these proteins:
- the LOC126213115 gene encoding uncharacterized protein LOC126213115 — protein sequence MFGLADALYSFYYYNWFFDLQFVGDIESLDEEWQREDRSNAMLSVDTECVQLLANALDHPTCPLEDLPPETKNLRERCREQLWDDMVQRSPHIPVTSYLAYTQRINVNLCLLAWMTANSFSVCQDVPFSMLQSVHDARCYFDSPDDQSCLQSNATDAICSVSRAILLLMCGDFSFHKSFDLCGVSFYTNGSHFTTYNLTWEREFYKGYVRPTERALKYKDSLNSATLKYKDFKIDSLKPLEMSFIAINIIFRFLTTVVYMYLPQLRNVPGKIFLSIQITGITQILCSEVIYRMTGVPDLSTMVHIDSALTLLRCIWLNLFCYQMYACVRHLRLPDDLPPAEARRVFRRQALYALIPWSVVCTATIAFEKTSKYYLMHSRIIFLAAISLSITFNLVCLGSVGYMYLRARNSMRQLKIFSKDKFASKKQYVFMSVKAVILSGIGIIIRIGFHQAQGIAQFVYYVHIVTMVQGPLQFVFFICNGTTLPLLRNRVLSWWNPDIIHPGQELCSTAERNLERRRNERSLFAQSSL from the exons ATGTTTGGTCTCGCCGACGCACTGTATTCCTTCTATTATTATAACTGGTTCTTCGACCTACAGTTTGTAGGTGACATCGAGAGTTTAG ATGAGGAGTGGCAGAGGGAGGACAGAAGCAACGCCATGCTCTCCGTGGACACTGAATGCGTGCAGCTGTTGGCGAACGCCCTCGACCACCCCACGTGTCCGCTGGAAGACCTGCCACCGGAAACCAAAAACCTGCGCGAGCGGTGCCGCGAGCAGCTGTGGGACGACATGGTGCAGAGGTCGCCCCACATAcccgtcaccagctacctggcctacacgcagaggATAAACGTCAACCTCTGCCTGCTGGCCTGGATGACAGCCAACTCGTTCAGCGTTTGTCAGGACGTCCCGTTTAGTATGCTACAATCCGTACATGATGCTCGCTGCTATTTCGACAGCCCTGACGATCAGTCCTGCCTGCAGTCGAACGCTACAGACGCCATCTGCTCTGTTTCCAGAGCAATCCTGTTGCTGATGTGTGGCGATTTTTCTTTCCATAAGTCTTTCGATTTATGCGGTGTCAGTTTCTACACAAACGGATCGCACTTCACGACGTACAATTTAACGTGGGAAAGAGAGTTCTACAAAGGGTATGTGAGGCCAACAGAAAGGGCTCTTAAGTACAAAGACAGCTTGAACAGTGCCACCTTGAAATACAAAGATTTCAAAATCGACAGCTTAAAACCTTTAGAAATGTCATTTATAGCCATAAATATTATTTTCCGCTTTTTGACCACTGTTGTATACATGTACCTGCCCCAGTTACGTAATGTCCCCGGAAAGATATTCTTGTCCATTCAGATCACGGGTATAACGCAGATCTTGTGTTCTGAGGTCATTTATCGTATGACAGGTGTCCCCGACCTATCTACGATGGTCCACATCGACAGTGCCCTCACACTTCTAAGATGTATCTGGCTAAACTTATTCTGCTACCAAATGTACGCGTGTGTCCGTCATCTTAGGCTCCCTGACGACCTGCCACCTGCTGAAGCCAGAAGGGTATTCCGTCGTCAAGCGCTTTATGCACTGATACCCTGGAGTGTGGTATGCACAGCAACTATTGCTTTCGAAAAGACGAGCAAATATTACCTGATGCACAGTCGGATAATATTCCTTGCGGCGATTTCTCTATCGATAACTTTCAATTTGGTTTGTCTTGGGTCGGTGGGATACATGTACTTACGTGCTCGGAACTCCATGCGGCAACTCAAAATTTTTAGTAAAGATAAATTTGCCTCTAAGAAACAATATGTTTTTATGTCAGTTAAGGCTGTTATTTTGAGCGGGATAGGTATAATTATTAGAATTGGGTTCCACCAGGCACAAGGCATAGCGCAGTTTGTGTACTACGTACACATAGTTACGATGGTGCAGGGACCACTGCAGTTCGTTTTCTTCATTTGTAATGGAACGACGCTGCCTCTGCTCAGGAACAGAGTGCTGTCGTGGTGGAATCCGGATATCATCCACCCAGGACAGGAGCTCTGTTCAACAGCTGAGAGGAATCTGGAAAGGAGGAGAAATGAACGGTCTCTCTTTGCGCAATCCTCGTTGTAA